In Brachypodium distachyon strain Bd21 chromosome 5, Brachypodium_distachyon_v3.0, whole genome shotgun sequence, the genomic window CACACACTGCTTGCTGTACAGTAATTACATGGAACCGGAGATCGATCATCTACTAACGAGCACACAGGAACTGGCGCACACCACAGCTAGCAATCGATTCTCAAATCGACACAAGTAGCTTGCTTGCCTAGCCTCTCCTACATGACGGAGCAGCTGTTGGGGTCGTCGCCGTACTGGTGGTGCACCACCGTGTGCATATTattccctgccgccgccgccgggtacGAGTAGTAGTCCTGCTGCTGGCCGTACTGCTGCGCCGGGTACCCTCCGTTATACTGGTAGTGATCCCTTGCCCCGTACCGCCCGGGGGTACTACCGTAGTAGCCACCGCCCTGCGGCTGGTACATAccccctcctcccgccgccgccgcgtagTACAACATGTCGCCCCCGCCGGCCCCGCGCTGCTTGTTGTACGGGCTCGGGTGGTAGCGGTACGGGTTATTTTGTCCCGCGGCGCCGTAGTGGTCGACGTCGTGGatgtcgccgccgtcgacggtGCGGagctccaccacctccgcgtGCCCCACCTTGCGCCGCAGCTTCTCCGTGATCTGGTTCGAGTCGATCCCCACGCCGATCACCAGC contains:
- the LOC100830180 gene encoding uncharacterized protein LOC100830180 translates to MRKEMVIRIRINSEKGHSKAIKVAASITGVESVTIGGEEKNLLLVIGVGIDSNQITEKLRRKVGHAEVVELRTVDGGDIHDVDHYGAAGQNNPYRYHPSPYNKQRGAGGGDMLYYAAAAGGGGMYQPQGGGYYGSTPGRYGARDHYQYNGGYPAQQYGQQQDYYSYPAAAAGNNMHTVVHHQYGDDPNSCSVM